Proteins co-encoded in one Ooceraea biroi isolate clonal line C1 chromosome 9, Obir_v5.4, whole genome shotgun sequence genomic window:
- the LOC105279605 gene encoding inducible metalloproteinase inhibitor protein, translating to MLRVTIGLLFTLAIFSTNVFARHQAPIRCIRPNEEYHCGSACQATCSTLGQPCLIANIRCNDDCYCKEGYVRMDDGEGRCIPKDQCPIN from the exons ATGCTTCGCGTAACGATCGGTTTGCTTTTTACATTAGCGATATTTTCTACAA ACGTATTTGCACGACATCAAGCACCAATCCGTTGTATTCGGCCAAATGAAGAATATCATTGTGGATCGGCTTGCCAGGCAACTTGTTCCACATTGGGACAACCGTGTCTCATAGCAAACATC AGATGCAAtgacgactgttattgcaaaGAAGGATATGTACGAATGGATGATGGTGAAGGTCGGTGTATTCCTAAAGACCAATGTCCTATTAACTAA
- the LOC105279606 gene encoding chymotrypsin inhibitor-like encodes MSRAIFLLLAIGVLVCVTSAQETHQCTGENEEWNSCGSACPPTCNEDPHRPCTLQCVQGCFCKQGLMRNSVGHCVNPHAC; translated from the exons ATGTCTCGCGCAATTTTCTTGTTGCTCGCGATCGGCGTACTCGTCT GCGTGACTAGCGCACAGGAGACGCACCAATGTACAGGAGAAAATGAAGAATGGAACAGTTGCGGATCAGCGTGCCCACCGACATGCAATGAAGACCCTCATCGACCCTGCACTTTG caaTGCGTACAAGGATGTTTCTGCAAACAAGGTCTCATGCGCAATTCTGTAGGACACTGCGTAAATCCACATGCATGCTAA
- the LOC105279607 gene encoding chymotrypsin inhibitor — protein MARAIVFLFLIVAVATISAVPPCGENEVYNSCGSSCPSTCETPNPPICTLACIPGCDCAEGYVRNAQKKCVLTQNC, from the exons ATGGCCCGCGCAATCGTTTTCCTGTTCCTCATCGTCGCAGTTGCTACCATCA GCGCTGTGCCTCCTTGCGGCGAAAACGAGGTGTATAACAGCTGTGGTTCATCGTGCCCAAGCACTTGTGAAACACCAAATCCCCCTATTTGTACGCTG gcCTGTATCCCTGGTTGTGACTGCGCTGAAGGATACGTGAGAAACGCCCAGAAAAAATGCGTGCTCACACAGAATTGTTAA